The following are encoded in a window of Desulfobotulus pelophilus genomic DNA:
- the nifE gene encoding nitrogenase iron-molybdenum cofactor biosynthesis protein NifE, which yields MPNQGFSILEQRKNAIHKTGEAPCTMSCDTKSLAGSVSQRACVFCGSRVVLYPIADALHIVHGPIGCAAYTWDIRGALSSGPELHRLSFSTDLKEKDVIFGGEKKLEAALLHLIEKYAPKAAFVYSTCIIGIIGDDVEAVCRKVEAKKGIPVRPVHSEGFKGTKKDGYKAACTALFSLFDQKALPASRPLSINILGEFNIGGEAWIIKEYYRRMGIDVVSVMTGDSRVEEIMKAPEAKLNVVQCSGSMTGLAKDMEKAFGIPFIRVSYFGIEDVAKALYDVASFFEDRDLMERTKDLVREEIRAILPEIQRYKTDLQGKKAALYVGGAFKAFSLIRALDALGMEVVMAGTQTGAGDEYEELARICKPGTLIVDDANPLELSACVMEKGADLFIGGVKERPIAFKLGLGFCDHNHERKIPLAGFEGMVNFAREVHATVTSPVFRFFDR from the coding sequence CTGGAACAGAGAAAAAACGCCATCCATAAAACGGGTGAGGCTCCCTGCACCATGAGCTGCGACACCAAAAGCCTTGCAGGTTCCGTCAGCCAGCGGGCCTGCGTCTTCTGCGGCTCCAGGGTGGTGCTCTACCCCATTGCCGATGCCCTGCATATTGTCCACGGCCCCATCGGTTGTGCCGCCTACACCTGGGACATCCGGGGTGCCCTCTCTTCCGGGCCTGAGCTGCACCGCTTAAGCTTTTCCACCGACCTTAAGGAAAAGGACGTGATCTTCGGAGGCGAAAAAAAGCTGGAGGCCGCCCTCCTCCATCTCATTGAAAAATACGCACCCAAGGCCGCCTTTGTGTACAGCACCTGCATCATCGGCATCATTGGCGACGACGTGGAGGCCGTCTGCCGGAAGGTGGAGGCAAAAAAGGGGATTCCCGTGCGGCCCGTGCATTCCGAAGGTTTCAAGGGCACCAAAAAGGACGGGTACAAGGCCGCCTGCACCGCCCTCTTCTCCCTCTTCGATCAAAAGGCTCTGCCCGCATCCCGCCCCCTTTCCATCAATATTCTGGGGGAATTCAACATTGGCGGCGAAGCCTGGATCATCAAGGAATATTACCGCCGCATGGGCATAGATGTGGTTTCCGTCATGACCGGAGACAGCCGGGTGGAGGAAATCATGAAGGCACCGGAGGCAAAGCTCAATGTGGTGCAGTGCTCCGGCTCCATGACCGGCCTTGCCAAAGACATGGAAAAGGCCTTTGGCATCCCCTTCATCCGGGTATCCTATTTCGGCATCGAGGATGTGGCCAAAGCCCTTTACGATGTGGCTTCCTTTTTTGAGGACAGGGATCTCATGGAGCGTACCAAGGATCTGGTGCGGGAGGAAATCCGGGCCATCCTGCCGGAGATTCAGCGCTATAAAACGGATCTTCAGGGCAAAAAGGCTGCCCTCTATGTGGGCGGGGCCTTTAAGGCCTTTTCCCTGATCCGGGCGCTGGATGCTTTGGGCATGGAGGTGGTCATGGCAGGCACCCAGACGGGGGCCGGGGACGAATACGAGGAACTTGCCCGGATCTGCAAGCCCGGCACCCTCATTGTAGATGATGCCAATCCTCTGGAGCTTTCCGCCTGCGTCATGGAAAAGGGAGCGGATCTTTTCATCGGTGGTGTGAAGGAAAGACCCATTGCCTTCAAGCTTGGTCTTGGCTTCTGCGACCACAACCACGAACGGAAAATCCCGCTGGCGGGCTTTGAGGGCATGGTCAACTTCGCACGGGAGGTACACGCCACCGTGACCAGCCCCGTGTTCCGGTTTTTTGACCGCTGA